The Pelmatolapia mariae isolate MD_Pm_ZW linkage group LG9, Pm_UMD_F_2, whole genome shotgun sequence genome has a segment encoding these proteins:
- the fbxo45 gene encoding F-box/SPRY domain-containing protein 1, which yields MSGAAGGGGGSSCLGAAAAASCSSTGSPYAAVAGGGAGVAGRLPARVLEHVFSYLELTDLMRCSLVCWHWNNILADENSEVWRSLSSRTLSDEALRSDILCNLPTYKGKLKAFQHALSSHDCSRNVYVKKNGFTLHRNPIAQSTDGARGKIGFSEGRHAWEIWWEGPLGTVAVIGIATKRAQMQCQGYVALLGSDDQSWGWNLVDNNLLHNGEVNGNFPQCNNAPKYQIGERIRVILDMDDKTLAFERGFEFLGVAFRGLPKTCLFPAVSAVYGNTEVTMVYLGKPLDG from the exons ATGTCTGGAGCGGCGGGTGGGGGAGGAGGCTCCTCCTGCTTGGGCGCAGCAGCGGCAGCCAGTTGCAGCTCCACCGGCTCTCCATATGCGGCTGTAGCCGGAGGAGGCGCAGGGGTGGCGGGGAGGCTACCAGCGAGGGTTTTGGAGCATGTTTTCTCCTACCTGGAGCTGACTGACCTGATGCGGTGTTCGCTGGTCTGCTGGCACTGGAACAATATCCTGGCGGATGAAAACAGCGAGGTGTGGCGCAGCCTTTCCAGCCGGACTCTGAGCGACGAGGCTCTGCGGTCTGACATCCTTTGTAACCTGCCCACCTACAAGGGCAAA CTCAAGGCCTTTCAGCATGCTTTGAGCTCCCACGACTGCTCCCGCAACGTTTACGTGAAGAAGAACGGCTTCACTCTGCACCGCAACCCTATTGCCCAGAGCACAGACGGCGCGCGGGGCAAAATCGGCTTTTCGGAAGGGCGACATGCCTGGGAAATCTGGTGGGAGGGCCCCCTGGGCACCGTGGCAGTGATAGGTATCGCTACGAAGCGGGCGCAGATGCAGTGCCAGGGCTACGTAGCCCTCTTGGGCAGCGATGACCAGAGCTGGGGCTGGAACCTGGTCGACAATAACCTGCTTCACAACGGAGAGGTCAACGGGAATTTCCCCCAGTGTAACAATGCACCCAAATATCAG ATCGGGGAGAGAATACGAGTGATTCTAGACATGGATGACAAGACGTTAGCCTTTGAGAGAGGTTTTGAGTTTCTCGGAGTGGCTTTCCGTGGACTGCCCAAAACCTGCCTGTTCCCTGCTGTGTCTGCAGTATACGGCAACACTGAAGTCACCATGGTGTACCTGGGAAAACCTCTGGACGGCTAG